One genomic region from Nymphaea colorata isolate Beijing-Zhang1983 chromosome 10, ASM883128v2, whole genome shotgun sequence encodes:
- the LOC116261994 gene encoding uncharacterized protein LOC116261994 isoform X1, whose protein sequence is MAQRQRQGNAGSGQFGDTTYTKIFVGGLAWETQRETMRRYFEQFGEILEAVVITDKATGRSKGYGFVTFKDADSASRACLDPSPVIDGRRANCNLASLGARTTRPTTPQHGGGRYRTAIGSAGAPAYHPPGTSYTQQQQPQYPLRQTFPYQTYGFTGYSQEGIYPMTYYSPYGGHQISHYYPGLGMLPNPAIYPYYAQYLQSNMQYPQVVQYPQTYIPQQQYGSPILSLPTNVPFTTAGGLPVSTTAPSSSSSQAVAGGSSEQNAQSA, encoded by the exons ATGGCGCAACGCCAACGGCAGGGAAATGCCGGAAGCGGGCAGTTTGGGGACACCACGTACACCAAGATCTTCGTTGGAGGGTTGGCATGGGAGACGCAGAGGGAAACAATGAGACGTTATTTTGAGCAGTTTGGCGAGATACTGGAGGCCGTTGTGATCACGGACAAGGCGACAGGGAGATCAAAGGGATACGGCTTT GTGACATTCAAGGACGCAGATTCGGCGAGCAGGGCATGCTTAGATCCTTCGCCTGTGATCGATGGCAGAAGGGCCAACTGTAATTTGGCATCTCTTGGCGCCCGGACAACAAGACCAACCACTCCCCAACACG GTGGTGGTCGGTATAGAACGGCGATCGGGTCCGCCGGAGCTCCGGCATACCACCCACCGGGAACGTCCTACACGCAGCAACAACAGCCTCAATACCCATTGCGTCAAACGTTTCCTTATCAAACTTACGG GTTTACTGGTTATTCTCAAGAGGGCATATACCCCATG ACATATTATAGTCCATATGGAGGTCACCAGATCTCTCACTACTACCCCGGCTTAGGGATGCTCCCCAACCCTGCAATCTACCCTTACTACGCACAATATTTGCAGAGCAATATGCAATACCCGCAGGTGGTTCAATATCCACAAACTTACATTCCTCAACAACAATATGGATCTCCCATTCTCTCCCTACCCACCAATGTGCCATTTACCACAg CAGGTGGCTTGCCGGTGAGCACCACAGcaccctcttcctcctcctctcagGCAGTTGCAGGTGGCAGTTCCGAGCAGAATGCTCAATCTGCCTGA
- the LOC116261994 gene encoding uncharacterized protein LOC116261994 isoform X2 — MAQRQRQGNAGSGQFGDTTYTKIFVGGLAWETQRETMRRYFEQFGEILEAVVITDKATGRSKGYGFVTFKDADSASRACLDPSPVIDGRRANCNLASLGARTTRPTTPQHGGGRYRTAIGSAGAPAYHPPGTSYTQQQQPQYPLRQTFPYQTYGFTGYSQEGIYPMTYYSPYGGHQISHYYPGLGMLPNPAIYPYYAQYLQSNMQYPQVVQYPQTYIPQQQYGSPILSLPTNVPFTTGGLPVSTTAPSSSSSQAVAGGSSEQNAQSA, encoded by the exons ATGGCGCAACGCCAACGGCAGGGAAATGCCGGAAGCGGGCAGTTTGGGGACACCACGTACACCAAGATCTTCGTTGGAGGGTTGGCATGGGAGACGCAGAGGGAAACAATGAGACGTTATTTTGAGCAGTTTGGCGAGATACTGGAGGCCGTTGTGATCACGGACAAGGCGACAGGGAGATCAAAGGGATACGGCTTT GTGACATTCAAGGACGCAGATTCGGCGAGCAGGGCATGCTTAGATCCTTCGCCTGTGATCGATGGCAGAAGGGCCAACTGTAATTTGGCATCTCTTGGCGCCCGGACAACAAGACCAACCACTCCCCAACACG GTGGTGGTCGGTATAGAACGGCGATCGGGTCCGCCGGAGCTCCGGCATACCACCCACCGGGAACGTCCTACACGCAGCAACAACAGCCTCAATACCCATTGCGTCAAACGTTTCCTTATCAAACTTACGG GTTTACTGGTTATTCTCAAGAGGGCATATACCCCATG ACATATTATAGTCCATATGGAGGTCACCAGATCTCTCACTACTACCCCGGCTTAGGGATGCTCCCCAACCCTGCAATCTACCCTTACTACGCACAATATTTGCAGAGCAATATGCAATACCCGCAGGTGGTTCAATATCCACAAACTTACATTCCTCAACAACAATATGGATCTCCCATTCTCTCCCTACCCACCAATGTGCCATTTACCACAg GTGGCTTGCCGGTGAGCACCACAGcaccctcttcctcctcctctcagGCAGTTGCAGGTGGCAGTTCCGAGCAGAATGCTCAATCTGCCTGA
- the LOC116261994 gene encoding probable RNA-binding protein ARP1 isoform X3, translated as MAQRQRQGNAGSGQFGDTTYTKIFVGGLAWETQRETMRRYFEQFGEILEAVVITDKATGRSKGYGFVTFKDADSASRACLDPSPVIDGRRANCNLASLGARTTRPTTPQHGGGRYRTAIGSAGAPAYHPPGTSYTQQQQPQYPLRQTFPYQTYGFTGYSQEGIYPMTYYSPYGGHQISHYYPGLGMLPNPAIYPYYAQYLQSNMQYPQVVQYPQTYIPQQQYGSPILSLPTNVPFTTVCGEMQQVACR; from the exons ATGGCGCAACGCCAACGGCAGGGAAATGCCGGAAGCGGGCAGTTTGGGGACACCACGTACACCAAGATCTTCGTTGGAGGGTTGGCATGGGAGACGCAGAGGGAAACAATGAGACGTTATTTTGAGCAGTTTGGCGAGATACTGGAGGCCGTTGTGATCACGGACAAGGCGACAGGGAGATCAAAGGGATACGGCTTT GTGACATTCAAGGACGCAGATTCGGCGAGCAGGGCATGCTTAGATCCTTCGCCTGTGATCGATGGCAGAAGGGCCAACTGTAATTTGGCATCTCTTGGCGCCCGGACAACAAGACCAACCACTCCCCAACACG GTGGTGGTCGGTATAGAACGGCGATCGGGTCCGCCGGAGCTCCGGCATACCACCCACCGGGAACGTCCTACACGCAGCAACAACAGCCTCAATACCCATTGCGTCAAACGTTTCCTTATCAAACTTACGG GTTTACTGGTTATTCTCAAGAGGGCATATACCCCATG ACATATTATAGTCCATATGGAGGTCACCAGATCTCTCACTACTACCCCGGCTTAGGGATGCTCCCCAACCCTGCAATCTACCCTTACTACGCACAATATTTGCAGAGCAATATGCAATACCCGCAGGTGGTTCAATATCCACAAACTTACATTCCTCAACAACAATATGGATCTCCCATTCTCTCCCTACCCACCAATGTGCCATTTACCACAg TCTGTGGTGAAATGCAGCAGGTGGCTTGCCGGTGA
- the LOC116262403 gene encoding polyadenylate-binding protein-interacting protein 12-like isoform X1 encodes MAVVENAGVDLGVNVGSSLAGRNFGDEVPADRFEAAATEPSPANDHEQAKAKHFPNLGQAGGGPTQGHGLLRNGDMRLKVQQRPSPPAPLPQALGNHRAPVAAKTEMVLKNGIHGLQHAALVGGHQHRANGHDLCENGDVDGGDGFKRDMKELVDLLSKLNPMAEEFVPGSGAPLANNFVLQNSNGSNGNLRRKKSSYNQGKRRMNSRTSLAQREEVIRRTVYVSDIDLQVTEEQLASLFSHCGHIVDCRVCGDPNSVLRFAFIEFFDEEGAKAALSLAGTVLGFYPVRVLPSKTAIAPVNPTFLPRSEDEREMCTRTIYCTNIDKKVTQADVKLFFESLCGEVYRLRLLGDYHHSTRIAFVEFVHAESAISALNCSGAILGSLPIRVSPSKTPVRPRAPRPPIH; translated from the exons ATGGCCGTGGTGGAGAACGCCGGCGTGGATTTGGGGGTGAACGTCGGATCGTCGTTGGCTGGCCGGAATTTTGGTGACGAAGTGCCGGCTGACCGCTTCGAGGCAGCCGCCACGGAGCCGTCCCCAGCTAACGATCACGAGCAGGCAAAGGCGAAGCATTTCCCTAATTTAGGCCAAGCAGGCGGAGGGCCGACGCAGGGGCACGGCCTGCTGAGAAATGGTGACATGAGGTTGAAGGTGCAGCAAAGGCCGTCACCGCCGGCCCCACTACCGCAGGCTCTCGGCAACCACAGAGCGCCGGTGGCGGCGAAGACGGAGATGGTGCTGAAGAATGGGATTCACGGGTTGCAACATGCGGCACTTGTGGGCGGGCATCAGCACCGCGCAAATGGCCACGACTTATGCGAGAACGGGGATGTTGATGGCGGCGACGGCTTCAAGCGGGATATGAAGGAGCTTGTGGATCTTCTGTCGAAGCTCAACCCAATGGCAGAGGAGTTCGTTCCGGGCTCTGGCGCGCCTTTAGCGAACAATTTTGTATTGCAGAACAGCAACGGAAGCAATGGAAACCTCAGAAGG AAGAAGAGCAGTTATAATCAGGGGAAACGCAGAATGAACAGTCGGACAAGTTTGGCTCAGAGGGAAGAGGTTATCCGGAGGACGGTTTACGTTTCTGATATTGATCTGCAG GTTACGGAAGAGCAGCTTGCCTCCCTCTTCAGCCATTGTGGACAT ATTGTCGATTGCCGAGTATGTGGTGACCCAAATTCAGTTCTTCGTTTTGCTTTTATTGAGTTTTTTGATGAAG AAGGTGCAAAAGCTGCTTTAAGCCTTGCAGGAACTGTGCTTGGATTCTACCCAGTGAGGGTGCTTCCATCGAAAACTGCAATCGCACCTGTTAACCCGACTTTTCTGCCAAGG TCTGAAGATGAGCGTGAGATGTGTACAAGGACTATTTATTGTACAAATATTGATAAAAAG gTTACCCAAGCAGATGTTAAACTCTTTTTTGAATCACTGTGTGGAGAG GTTTATCGATTAAGGTTGTTGGGAGATTACCATCACTCAACACGAATTGCTTTCGTGGAGTTTGTGCAT GCTGAAAGTGCAATTAGCGCACTGAACTGTAGTGGCGCCATTTTGGGTTCCTTGCCTATAAG GGTGAGCCCATCTAAGACACCAGTGAGGCCTCGTGCTCCTCGGCCTCCAATTCATTGA
- the LOC116262403 gene encoding polyadenylate-binding protein-interacting protein 11-like isoform X2: MAVVENAGVDLGVNVGSSLAGRNFGDEVPADRFEAAATEPSPANDHEQAKAKHFPNLGQAGGGPTQGHGLLRNGDMRLKVQQRPSPPAPLPQALGNHRAPVAAKTEMVLKNGIHGLQHAALVGGHQHRANGHDLCENGDVDGGDGFKRDMKELVDLLSKLNPMAEEFVPGSGAPLANNFVLQNSNGSNGNLRRKSSYNQGKRRMNSRTSLAQREEVIRRTVYVSDIDLQVTEEQLASLFSHCGHIVDCRVCGDPNSVLRFAFIEFFDEEGAKAALSLAGTVLGFYPVRVLPSKTAIAPVNPTFLPRSEDEREMCTRTIYCTNIDKKVTQADVKLFFESLCGEVYRLRLLGDYHHSTRIAFVEFVHAESAISALNCSGAILGSLPIRVSPSKTPVRPRAPRPPIH, translated from the exons ATGGCCGTGGTGGAGAACGCCGGCGTGGATTTGGGGGTGAACGTCGGATCGTCGTTGGCTGGCCGGAATTTTGGTGACGAAGTGCCGGCTGACCGCTTCGAGGCAGCCGCCACGGAGCCGTCCCCAGCTAACGATCACGAGCAGGCAAAGGCGAAGCATTTCCCTAATTTAGGCCAAGCAGGCGGAGGGCCGACGCAGGGGCACGGCCTGCTGAGAAATGGTGACATGAGGTTGAAGGTGCAGCAAAGGCCGTCACCGCCGGCCCCACTACCGCAGGCTCTCGGCAACCACAGAGCGCCGGTGGCGGCGAAGACGGAGATGGTGCTGAAGAATGGGATTCACGGGTTGCAACATGCGGCACTTGTGGGCGGGCATCAGCACCGCGCAAATGGCCACGACTTATGCGAGAACGGGGATGTTGATGGCGGCGACGGCTTCAAGCGGGATATGAAGGAGCTTGTGGATCTTCTGTCGAAGCTCAACCCAATGGCAGAGGAGTTCGTTCCGGGCTCTGGCGCGCCTTTAGCGAACAATTTTGTATTGCAGAACAGCAACGGAAGCAATGGAAACCTCAGAAGG AAGAGCAGTTATAATCAGGGGAAACGCAGAATGAACAGTCGGACAAGTTTGGCTCAGAGGGAAGAGGTTATCCGGAGGACGGTTTACGTTTCTGATATTGATCTGCAG GTTACGGAAGAGCAGCTTGCCTCCCTCTTCAGCCATTGTGGACAT ATTGTCGATTGCCGAGTATGTGGTGACCCAAATTCAGTTCTTCGTTTTGCTTTTATTGAGTTTTTTGATGAAG AAGGTGCAAAAGCTGCTTTAAGCCTTGCAGGAACTGTGCTTGGATTCTACCCAGTGAGGGTGCTTCCATCGAAAACTGCAATCGCACCTGTTAACCCGACTTTTCTGCCAAGG TCTGAAGATGAGCGTGAGATGTGTACAAGGACTATTTATTGTACAAATATTGATAAAAAG gTTACCCAAGCAGATGTTAAACTCTTTTTTGAATCACTGTGTGGAGAG GTTTATCGATTAAGGTTGTTGGGAGATTACCATCACTCAACACGAATTGCTTTCGTGGAGTTTGTGCAT GCTGAAAGTGCAATTAGCGCACTGAACTGTAGTGGCGCCATTTTGGGTTCCTTGCCTATAAG GGTGAGCCCATCTAAGACACCAGTGAGGCCTCGTGCTCCTCGGCCTCCAATTCATTGA